A genomic stretch from Juglans microcarpa x Juglans regia isolate MS1-56 chromosome 3S, Jm3101_v1.0, whole genome shotgun sequence includes:
- the LOC121258692 gene encoding uncharacterized protein LOC121258692, with the protein MKDQIHQIRERMKAAQDRQKSYADRRRRTLKFEVGDLVYLKVSPMKGVFQFGKKGKLSPGYVRQNEILEKVGVVAYMLDLPTKFQGIHNIFHVSSLKKSFKKQIPTVVGIRDISLQPNLTYEKVPI; encoded by the coding sequence ATGAAGGATCAGATCCACCAAATAAGGGAAAGGATGAAGGCTGCCCAGGATAGGCAAAAGAGTTATGCTGATCGTCGAAGAAGGACCCTCAAGTTTGAAGTTGGCGACTTGGTCTATCTTAAAGTATCGCCCATGAAAGGAGTCTTTCAGTTtggaaagaaagggaagttaAGTCCAGGATACGTGAGACAAAATGAGATTCTGGAGAAAGTAGGAGTGGTTGCTTACATGCTGGATCTTCCCACTAAATTCCAAGGAATCCACAATATTTTCCATGTATCTTCTCTCAAGAAGAGTTTCAAAAAGCAAATTCCAACCGTTGTTGGCATTAGGGATATTTCACTTCAACCCAACCTAACCTATGAGAAAGTTCCAATTTAG